Genomic DNA from Actinomycetota bacterium:
CCGTCTGCATCGTCTTGCCTGCGAGAGAGCGCTGTATGGGCACGACCATGTCCTTGACGCTGCGGGCGTGGCGGCCGGTGGCGAAGTCGAGTCGAAGCGAATCCGGACCTGTCCGCCGGGCCAGTGAGGCCGTGTGGCTGCGGGTGAGCAGCTTCGCGCGGTGGGTGATGAGGGTCAGGATCTTGTCGGGGTCGAGCTCCTTAAGGAGGGCCGAGCCCACCTCCTGAAGCGTCGCCAGCTGCGCGGCTCGGTTGTCGGCAGGCTGCAGACGGCGCGTCTGCTCCAAGCGCCCCTGCCCGTGGGCCTCAGGCGCGGCTCGCCCTGCCATGGCCACAGGCGCCTCCTTGTCGTTCGGCCTCGAGAAGTGTCCACTCAGCCGGCCGCATCCCCGGATGGCCGGACCGGCCAAAGACGCTTGCGAGACGACTTCGTTGGGGGACGAGGATGACTGTCTTCCTTTGAATCGTCCGCTTGCCGCAGTCCTTGAGAAAAGCGACACCAACGAGGGAACGCATGGCCGGGGTGAGAGGGACACTCACTGCGGGGACGCGCCGGACCAAGTCAGACCTCCCTAGATCACCCCGGAGTGGCGGAGATGTCCCGAGTCGGCTCTGGCCCTTTAGTTCCCCGCCGGCAGGATGTGTCGAAACGGCCCCTGCTGGGGGATGTCCCTTTAGCCCCTCGTGGGGGTCAGTAGGTGGTTAGCAGGGCAACGCCGTCAGCGCGACCAGAACTTCAGGCGGTGCAGGAGGCCCGGGAGGCCGCCCTTCGGACGCTTCGCCTTTGTGGGGGAGCCGGACCTGCTCAGCTGTGTGGCAAGCGTGCGGGCCTCCGTTTTGCCGGCCGTCACCCGTGCGCCGCCGTCCTTGGGCTGGAACAGGGTTGCCAGCGCCGCCAGGGCCTCCTCCTGGGTCCGGTACTCGTAGCCCGTCGCCCGGCGCGGCACGGAGACCGTTCCTCCGTGGCCGGACGCACTGAAGGCAGCCCCTGCCGGGGCGGTACGCCCCCCAATGGCCTGGGTGACGGCCGGAGCGACGTCCTTGGGTACGGGCGCAAGCGCGAACAACTGGGTGACGAAGATCAGGCCGTCCGCGGTCGAAACCGCCCCGATGCCACCCAGGTTGTACCGGCGGTTCTCGATGTTTCGCCGATGGGAAGGAGAGCGTAGGAATGCGCGCTGGATCGACTCGGGGCTGACTCCGACGCCCACGTTCTCTCCGACCAGCTCCCACGCAGGCAGCGCAGCAGTCGCCTCGGAACGCAGGTTCGGATTGTGGTAGATGTCGCCTTTGCGCAGCATCCTGGCCGCCTGAGCCCGGGCCAGCCCCACGAGCCGTGGCTGGGAGATCAGGGGGCCGAGCCCCACTGAGACCCTGTGGGCATTGACCAGTTGCATCATCGCCTGCTCCGCTTGAGGAGCCGCAACTGGTTCGGTGGACTGCGCGGAGGCCGGCAGCGCAGTGAGCAGCACCGCGGCCGCCAGCGTGGCGGCGAGCGCGATCCTGCGACGGGAGGGGACGCGATCCGGTGGTGTGGTCATCAGGTTTGGGGGGACGGGGTATAGGGCAACTGTTTCAACGTCGGAGCCGCGAGTTCCTGCCGCCCGGACTGTCGCAAGGTGGACTTAGGGGACATCGCGGGAATGGTACAGGCTCGACAAATCCCACGGGACCCTCCAGCGGTCCCACAGTCACCAACTGGAGGGACAGATGTCCGACACCGAGAGGCAGTGGCGGGAGAAGCTGAGCCCGGCGCAGTACGAGGTCCTGCGCAACAAGGGCACTGAGCCTGCCTTTTCCGGCACGTACGTCAACTGCAAGGACCAGGGCACGTATCGCTGCGCGGGGTGTCACGCCGAACTGTTCGGTTCGGACACGAAGTACGACTCCGGGTCCGGCTGGCCGAGCTTCACCGACCCGGCCGTCCTCGAGAACATCGAGCTG
This window encodes:
- a CDS encoding CAP domain-containing protein, with translation MTTPPDRVPSRRRIALAATLAAAVLLTALPASAQSTEPVAAPQAEQAMMQLVNAHRVSVGLGPLISQPRLVGLARAQAARMLRKGDIYHNPNLRSEATAALPAWELVGENVGVGVSPESIQRAFLRSPSHRRNIENRRYNLGGIGAVSTADGLIFVTQLFALAPVPKDVAPAVTQAIGGRTAPAGAAFSASGHGGTVSVPRRATGYEYRTQEEALAALATLFQPKDGGARVTAGKTEARTLATQLSRSGSPTKAKRPKGGLPGLLHRLKFWSR
- the msrB gene encoding peptide-methionine (R)-S-oxide reductase MsrB, yielding MSDTERQWREKLSPAQYEVLRNKGTEPAFSGTYVNCKDQGTYRCAGCHAELFGSDTKYDSGSGWPSFTDPAVLENIELHQDTSHGMVRTEVVCRSCGGHLGHVFPDGPGPSGQRYCINSLALELDPK